GAAGCTTACCTACTTGCCCTTTATCATCAAAGCGGTAATCTCGGGGCTGAAAGCTTACCCCATCATGAATGCCTCGCTGGATGAGGAGAAAGAGGAGATTCTCATCAAGCGGGAATATCATATCGGCATTGCGGTAGACACGCCGGAAGGGCTGGTTGTGCCGGTCATCCACCACGCGGACAGGCTGAGCTTGATCCAGCTGGCTGAAACCATCGAGAATCTGACGCAGCGCGCACGGGAGGGCAAACTCCGCCTGGTAGATGTCCAAGGGGGGACGTTTACCATTTCCAACATCGGGGCGCTCGGGGGCACCTTTGCCACGCCGGTCATCAATTATCCGGAAGTGGCCATTCTCGGTGTCAACCGCATTCAGCCCAAGCCGGTGGTCCGGGAGGACCAAATTGTCATCCGGCAGATGATGGGGTTGAGCCTCAGCTTTGATCATCGCGTGATTGACGGAGCCACTTCGGCCCGTTTTACCAACCATGTGACCAGATACCTGGAACAGCCTAGTCTGCTGTTTATGGAAATGGTTTGAATCTTGCGTGACGGCGCTTTTCCGGTAGCCTGTCATCCTCACGGCCCTGCGAAGGTGCGTGAGGGTGGCAGGCTGTTTCGCAAGCGAGGTTCTTGCAGAAGGGTGATTCGTGGGAGGGGAGAGACGGAAATATGAAAGTGGCATTATTTGTCACCTGCTTGGCCGATCTTTTTTACCCCGAGGTGGGAAAGAGTGTGGTGCAGGTATTGGAGTCCCAGGGCATTGAGTTGGAGGTGCCGTTGAAGCAAACCTGTTGCGGCCAGCCTGCGTACAACAGCGGTTATCAGCAGGAAGCCAGGATGGCGGCGAAACATTTCATTGAAACGTTTGAGCCGTTGCTCCGGGAGACAGAAGCGTATATTGTGCTGCCGTCCGGTTCCTGTGCGGCGATGATCCGCGAGACGTATCCCAAAGTGCTGGCGGATGACCCGGACTGGTTGGCCCGTGCCGTTGCCGTTTCGGAGAGGGTATACGAGTTTTCTGAATTTCTTGTTCACATATTGGGTGTGGAACGGATCTGCGCCACCTATCCGGCCAAAGCAACCTACCACCATTCCTGCCACATGAGCAGGGGACTGGGGTTGCGGGAGGAACCTTTGGAGGTGTTGAGGCGCGTGGAAGGCCTGGAACTCATCCCGCTTGCCAATGCGGAGGATTGTTGCGGTTTTGGTGGCACGTTTGCCGTGAAGATGCCGGACATATCCATGGCGATGGGGGCTGAGAAATTGCAGCATGTGCGGGAGACGGGGGCCGAGCTTCTGATTGCGTCCGATCTTGGGTGCCTGATGCA
The nucleotide sequence above comes from Bacillus thermozeamaize. Encoded proteins:
- a CDS encoding Fe-S oxidoreductase, encoding MKVALFVTCLADLFYPEVGKSVVQVLESQGIELEVPLKQTCCGQPAYNSGYQQEARMAAKHFIETFEPLLRETEAYIVLPSGSCAAMIRETYPKVLADDPDWLARAVAVSERVYEFSEFLVHILGVERICATYPAKATYHHSCHMSRGLGLREEPLEVLRRVEGLELIPLANAEDCCGFGGTFAVKMPDISMAMGAEKLQHVRETGAELLIASDLGCLMHLSGYARREGKPIPVKHVAQVLAEGGNSIAGDGQ